The sequence below is a genomic window from Corythoichthys intestinalis isolate RoL2023-P3 chromosome 17, ASM3026506v1, whole genome shotgun sequence.
TACACAAGATGTGAATATTTTGTTTGCGAAATAGTTTGCTTGTCTGCAATCTTCTGACCACTTAGGTTAGCTTGATTGTGGAGTATCTCCCCTTGTAGTTTCACATAGCCTTCACCTGAATTACAAGGTCGACAAGGGTCGATCACAATATTAATGACAACATATCACATCTAAGCACTTGAAATCTCCTGAAAATGTCGTGCAAAAACCTTTGCTCAGTGTTGAGATATCGATCTTAGAAAATCAGATCATAAAATGTTCTTCCTTTGTCTCTGTAGTCATAATCAATGgagcattgtctgatatgctaTAATTTCAATATCTGATCAGTTATTGCAAGAATGGTACCATTTTTATTGGAAAATGTAAATCTGTGTGATGGAATCACTTAAATTACACTTAGACTCTTTTGAAATATATTTACAAGTCTTAACACAAGCTATTCACGTGGTTTTGTCATGTTTTCCACTTCATATGCATACATTTTAAAGGCTAAATCGTCCGCACTAGTACATTCAAAGAATAATACCTTTAAGACAAAGTCTTGCTCTCGGAAGGTcacatgaaaacatttttaaacgaAGTTTCACTCATTTAAACATGTCTGAGGACAATAGCGAATTTCATCCAAGCTAAGCGGTGCTAAACCTGTTAGCAAAATGGCCGCCTCCATGCTCGACCATTCTGACCTTGTTGTTTTCAGTGAGATAGATTAGAATTTGCGTCAACTTAGTCTCTGGATGTCTATAAATCACTTTATTTACACCCGCCGACTCGTTTCCGTTTATTATCTTGCGCCGCTTTGACGTTTCAATGTATCTAGGTGAAAGGTCGTTTGGTTAACGGCGCAAAAACTGCTCTTCGAGATCATATTAGAACGATTTAATAACTCGGTTCACTGTAGATTTTACAAGATTAATGTACTTTATTAAAGCAAACACGTGTTTCAAAATAAGAGTCAAAACGTAAGGTTAAGGCGGTGTTAGCGCAGGGGGTGGAGGCTGTTATGTTTTCATCGTGAGGTCAGTCCACGTGCAGTGGTTGACGGACCACTGAAGGTCAATTAGGTATCATCAAAGCAGATAGTCGGGTTGAAAGTGTCCACGATCGGGGTGAACTTACCCAAAACGTCGGCGCTTTTGTTCCTGGCGATGAAGCAGGCATCGTCCCCGTAGCACATCCCTTTCTTGAGAATCCCCTTCCGAAAGTCCTTGCCGAAGCCATAGCTAGCGGTGACGAGGCTGTAGTCGCGCCCGTCCGTCTGCGAAAGTCCACCGAGGACTGCCCTGGCTACCAATCTGCCATAAGACAGTACGGATAACATCCCCAACCCAGCGAGAAGCCGAAGCTAAGACTTCTCACGCGGTCCTCTTTCTCGACTCGTCCCGCTCGGTCTCTTCTTCGGATTAGGGCGTTTTTTAGCCACCCATTCGCGCCACACCGCTCCGTTTCTGCGAGTGACTATCTATCCTTCAACTTTTGTTGAAAGCTAGCAATGACTAACGCGGCGCTGGGTCTTTGTTGCTGGTTTCGTGAGAGCAGTTCCTCCACTAGGCACTCTCCTTTCCGACATCTTTCCACGGTGCACCACAACACGCGAGGACATACGGGTATCTGGAAGTTTACTGTCATGACGTCAACGCTGCACAGCCCCGTCCTCGAAAGTGCGCATGCGCGGTAGGTGCGCTTGTTTTAGAACCCGTGGCGCCACTCAAGAAGTAATTTGATTTATGCCAGGCGACCTGCCAAAATGTTCTTGTTACtttcataaattattttttataggtCTCAGAAAAAGGcagaaataacaaaatattgttgTGACAGCGCGCTCCAGTGGGGCGTTTTAAACTGAAGTAACGCAGTCCTCATCATAGATATGATAAACATAAGAATAGATGTCACGAGGCATATAAAGTAACTTTCGGCCATTTTGCATGGGACAACCTCACCGCTGGGCTCTTCATCAAGGGACCGAAGTGGAACGATTTTCCATTGATTGAAGTAcattgatcccttgtttttcgcggttaatggggaccagaacccgccgcaatcttTGAAaagccgcgaagtagcgcccccactcccaaatataaatattttagggctgtcaaaattatcgcgttaacgggcggtaattaattttttaaattaatcacgttaaaatatttgacacagttaacgcacttgccccgctcagattaaaatgacagcagtgtaatgtccgcttgttacttgttacctgttttttgttgtttggcgccctctgctggtgcttgggtccaaataattttatgggtttggggagcgagcatggtgtaatgacatcaacaatggcgagctactaatttattttttgattgaaaattttacaaattttaataaaacgaaaacattaagaggggttttaagataaaatttctataacttctactaacatttatcttttaagaactacaagttttttttatccatggatcgctttaagagaatgttaataatgttaatggcatcttgttgatttattgttataataaacaaatacagtacgtatgtaccatatgttgaatgtatatatccgtcttgtgtcttttcattccaacaataatttacagaaaaatatggcatattttatagatggtttgaattgcgattaattacgattaattaatttttaagctgtaattaactcgattgaaaattttaatcgtttgacagctctaatatatttgtatgttcaatgtattttttcatgtatttaagacatgctttttcactttttcccccaaggtataatttaaaaaaaatgtatatgtatattttttatttaatgatttttaagcacttcaaatggaaTAATTATGGTAGTGGGTAGGTAGGtaattaagttttaaacatgttacggtcccaccgaactatttttaaacaagacccagatagcagattgacattgaaatttttttgaaacaacattgttctatggtatgtcaggcgatggttgggttaacattgtgttACAGTTGATTAACTAatattgacaaatagttgatttatgattgaccgggaaatatgattgaaaagtcattgaattatggatgagcaggcgttttggtcgaaaacataacattgattcagcgttgtattattaataatcgaaatgacgtttaggttttgtaaggattttaaCGTTGAAACCACATCaactgagggtgcaaaagtgacgttgattcaacgatataagatcgaaagcggaatgttgatccaacatcttttcaacatcgGTGTGCTATCTGGGGAATatagtagtagaaaaatgcttatcTTTATGAAATGCTACATTGAGTAAGTCCACCCTAATCCACTCAAGCTGATTACTTACacagaatgagttgccacagcagctatttaacaaattaaaagatgattgacgcatgtggcgctttgaagttcgtgTCTCTGGCAAGCTGaaacccaaacatctgtcaGTCATCATtagctttaataagcaactccagtgcactgcctaatgaacaaagagaaaaaaaaaagtgctatacaaataactgTGCCTCGCCTTGCATCGCTGACGTTTATGAAAAaccaaacattttgaaaatcgGTCGAAAACTGTAACTActtatagtagggctgtcaaaattatcgcgttaacgggtgttaattattttttttttaattaatcacgttaaagtatttgacgcaattaacgcacatgccccgctcaaacagattaaaggggatgtcatgccctgggaaaatgttaatattccatcatttatccataaacgcatgccttttgtattcacatcatgccacttcgtgtaattacacacaagaaaatgagagaaatttggctcgattgtcaagctaaaacgaccggcgcccgagatctggcagattgtgtgcgtgacgtcacgacaagtgaagagagtgcccccggccactaggggggcagcgcctgtctgcatcaatataattccttctagtgaggggagaattaggggtgttttgagctgcttatgctgatgcattgtgtttgtcctgcacatattccaggttccctcatgaagaaacacccctcgttgtcaataaaagaaaattcagaattgacagtgaggggtgtttcttcaacaagaaaaaggctcagtgctttaatactgaatggcggcgatgatggcagacaatttcgtttctagtttcagcgacgaatccgacgtagaaggacgtaacgaatgttcatctaatggtgacgaggagagttacgaagctttaatcggtgttttaggttaccaatttgagcccaaaccaacgccaatgcagcgtaatgaaacggtcattgaggggagcaatgacactgatgaaacatcggcagcagatcgtgtgggaaacaccaatgatttgttttgcatttctttttgtgaagctgatacaccgtgactgcaaaataaaggaatgcatagaatagttatcatttattgcgctatcatagcttttcgctctgccaacagacacaaatatgaatgggatcagaggatttgttctatatattttacgaacgataatttatacatgtgtccagtcctgtatccaatgcgtgacatttttttattataaaaaaagagtactcactctggccatttcgagcttgggtgctcccctcctttgcttagccttagcctcctttgccagtcatcgtcctctttcttgatatctcgggacatttaggtggctgcgcgtgtatggtcggcaccgcatctcctttgagcagcaatcttttagcaaaacccgatttcacttgtccatagttcgagaagctttcaggtggaaaattcgCACCatagaaaaccgtgccggaggctgtgtctagaaaattagccctctttgcacggacgaactttacccattgtctgcgtagtccagcttttttttcgcgttcaggaactcatggatactatattccgataaatagctatttgtacaccacatagcacagcagttttgaaccattctagtgctgttttggtcaaacaaacccgaacgctactctcttgtcgataaaaaacaatggcacctggctccgcctcgactttcattcacttgtcgtgacgtccccgccccattcggctgtttccggaacattttcggaaatgttcgtcattttcgatctatttttgataactgctcattaatgtgattgatttttttttgttaactttatcaatatttgttatcttggcacataatggttctattgatgtctcacaccccctttgccgctacataccctttaaaatgacagaacagtgtaatgtgcacttgttacttgtgtttttgggcgttttgtcgccctctgctggcgcttgggtgcgactgtggGTTTCAGCACTATAAACGTGCATTGTGTaagtattgacatcaacaatggcgagctacaaatttatttttgattgaaaattttacacattttattaaaacgaaaacattaagagggattttaatataacatttctataacttgtactaacatttatctttgaagaactactagtctttctatccatggatcgctttaactgaaagttaataatgttaatgccatcttgttgatttattgttataataaacaaatacagtacttatgtaccgtatgttgaatgtatatatccgtcttgtgtcttatctttccgttccaacaataatttacagaaaaatatggcatgttttatagagggtttgaattgcgattaattacgattaattaatttttaagctgtaattaactcgactaaaaattttaatcgtttgacagccctaatttatagctTTCACAGTGCCCACGGTTCCGACGCAATATGGCCGACAGGTGACTACGCTCGTTCCTATTGGCTCACTGCGCGCATCGCACATCTAGTTTTACATATGCCATCTATAGTCCTCATTCCATGGTTTTGCCCAGCGTTGTTCCGTTAAACCGCGCGTGCGCAAATGCGCTTGTTTTATCCTTAACGCACAGCTAAGTATAATAAACATTTCTCAAAGGtatttttccaaaattttggaatacgcatgactATCGTTTAATTAACACAAAAGGAACACACGAAACAAAATTTGTCTTCTTGTCTCAGGATTTCTCCGGCTTTTACGGGCTGGGTTGTGTACAAAACGAGTGCACTGCAGCCATCGACCCAACCCTCAGCGCATAATCGAGCAAAGGCGAACGCAAAGACGACTGCCAAACGCCCTCTTCAATTTTTACGACGATTAACCGCATTTAGCCGTCATCGGTGGGACATACAGGTACACTTACGCTATTTAATTTAGGAGAAGTCGACTAAGAATATTCCATTCTACCtagatatatataaatacattattATTCTACTGGCTATTTACTATTGACTAAATTGCCTGTTGCTTATTATTTTCATAGAAAACAACTTATTGCTCACTGTTGGTTTACTAATAATATTTAGGACAGGAGAAGAGGTTAGATGGCAATTGCTAATATAAGATAGATACGAGCAGGTTAAAAGTGTCTAGGCTGGAATAACGGGGATATGATGTCATTGCTCAGTCTTGGCTTGTTATCCTTGTTAAATGAGTTTAATTTGAGTcagtattatttatttcattgttaGGGCTATGATGGAGAGATGGCGACAGGCAGCTCTGCTGTCTTTGTTCATCATATGTCTATTAAACACGGACTCCACATGGGCTAGAAGAGGAGgcggcagcagcagcagtagcGGCGGCCGGAGGACTTCAAGCTCTTGGGGTAGCCGCGGCTCCCAATCCAAACCGTCCAGCTCAAATCCAGGAAGCACTTCCAGTCGGAACTCCAATCCATACCCCTCGGGTGGAAATTACCCTGGAACAGGAAATAGAAACCCGTCAAGTTACCCAGGGGGTGGGAGTTACCCCAACCACAGTCCTGGGCGAACCAATCCCGGTGGATATCCAGCCGGTGGTAGTTATCCAAACCAGAACCCCGCAGGACGTAATCCGGCCGCTGGTGGGTACCCAGCCGGTGGTAGTTATCCAAACCAGAACCCCGCAGGACGTAATCCGGCCGCTGGTGGGTACCCAGCCGGTGGTAGTTATCCAAACCAGAACCCCGCAGGACGTAATCCGGCCGCTGGTGGGTACCCAGCCGGTGGTAGTTATCCAAACCAGAACCCCGCAGGCCGTAATCCGGCCGCTGGTGGGTACCCCAACCAGAACCCTGCTGGTGGTTATCCAAACCAGAATCCTGCAGGTGGCTACCCAGCCGCAGGTGGATACCCCAATCAAAACCCTGGAAGGGGCAATTATCCAGCAGGAGGCGGTTATCCCAACCAGAATCCAGGTAGAGGATACCCTAACCAGTACCCAGGGGCTGGAGGTTACCCTAACCAGAATCCTGGAAGGAATTATCCAAATCAGTACCCGGCTGCTGGAGGAGGGGGCTACCCGAACAGGGGTGGCTACCCAGCTGGAGGGAGCTACCCAGGTGGGGGAAGTTACCCTGCCGGAGGAGGCTATCCTAACAGGGGCGGCTACCCTAACCAGTATCCGGCCGCAGGTGGTTACCCAGGGCGGGGCGGATCATTCGGCTACCCCCAAGGAAACCCGAATAATAAGATCATGAGTCCCCACATTGGCGGAGGCGCTTATGGATACGGCGGGTACGGAATGGGAGGGTCCCCATTCTCCCGTTCTGTGCAGAGTATGGGTTACAAACCAAAATCTTCAGGGTTCGCCAAGAAGGCCATCGTGGCGGCCGGCGTGGGCGCCGTGGCCGGGATGGCGGTGGGATACGGACTGGGACGCTTCCCCCGACCGCACTTCTCTTTCCACAACCCTCAGGAAGAGTACTACTACAACAACTACATGTACCGTCGCTACGGCTCGCGCTCCACCGACGAAAAGGACTTCGGTCGCGACTACGTCTACAAGCCCCCGCCGAGAGCCGAGACCTACGACGCCTTCATGGCCAAATGTATGAATAGAACGGATCTTCTCAAGGAGCAGAAGAACAACTCCTCTGGGGGCATCCAGGAGGTAGAAGACGACACGGTTAGCATCGAGGAGATTGGTTACCCGTCCCTGATAGAGCAGGTGAAGGCGCGTCGCTGCGTGGAAAACTACATGGTCTACTCCGAGCGCTTCCTGGAGGAGCGCAAGGCCGAGCCTCAGGTCCAGCCGGGTCGCAGTGGCCCGCCGAGCTACGGGGTGGCGCAGCTTGGCACCTCGCTCATCATAATGCTGTCTAGCATGCTCCTGCTTCAGTAAGGACTAATAAGCTCTCTATTATAGGTGCACGTCTTTGTACGAGTAATGCTGATCCGTTGTATCCTATTCCCTTAGcaacgaatgaatgaaatttgCACTGTCTGGCTCATATTTAGTCAAGCATTATTTACACTACTCACTAGAAGTTagccattgatgatgatagatgAACCAGAGTTGCTCTAAAAATGACATACAATAACTCCCAAATTACAACTTAAGACACTCAAACTAAAGAAACAGCGCCCTATAATGTTATTTCTAGGGCTGGACAatgattacaaattttaattgtgattaatcgcTTGAGATTCTTGTGTTTAACTGAGATTAACTGTACTGGTATAGACAGAAACCAACAATTAAGTTGGCATGATCTTGTAGTGCTACTTATAGCAAGGTAGCATATATAGCAGTATaaacagtacaggtagtccccgggttacgaacgagttccgttcctacactggtGACCTAACCCAAATTTTTGCGTAAGTCAGACGTAACCCTTCAGAAATTGAAATAACTATCTaaaaattccaaaagtgttgtattttgtttaatggtggagggtacattgccctctggtagCAGCGTTGGGCCTGGCTGGACTctcattcaaaaatgtttccATACATGAGCACTCAGGCGtctcacatggataaaggacagctgcgctctggtttggcccacataaggctgtaagttgcctcagctaatatatgttagtgtatgcatttgtaatgaagtttagagctacagtttgtgtgaGCGATCTGCTATGATAATTGTAAATGCGTTAGCAttcgcagcatttaagctagcggacgtttgtgaagcaaattaggctaatttaatcgactaaatttacatattgatcagactcgatggacgtttgaacactaaACATTTTGTgtcgagtgttttattgttaaaattcaTGTCGTTTTTAACCAGACGtgtgcatatgtgtgttacagctttacaaattgtcaaaagtgaaggaagtaaaaagcttcaaaaggcAGAATTGCTTTGTTGGctatctgtcaagctgaacaacttcacgtttagtgaggacagaagaaGTCATGTTAAtagagtaaaaaataagatagtgTAAAGTACAATTAGGTACTGTTTGCGTGACTAtgaaaaaaagactggagataaaatggcggacgagactcctgcgtcgtaaagttgaaatcgcgTAAGTCAAGTACGTTGTAATTCGGGGACTACCTATATTTAGAAGTAGTACACTATGTATTGATGCATGTTTTTCTTAGTGGATCTGCTCAGAGTCAAATCATagccttcataatgtattgacgggacgcgggggcctgcattgtggcGAGGCGGTCAAAAGtggccgagtggaatcacagacaaagcttttttcgttgaaaattcttgtgaataagtgcttgaatcccagaattctttatatacatggacataaaacagtctcgattcttggttaaaagcaaaatatggtgcagttagcatttattttacgagaatatgtcgaagtacaatgctagtctgtcagtaaatgtagctagcggccgttttgtgtaaacagagcttttctggtgaaaattcttgtgaataaatgcttaaatccccaaattcttaatagatatggacgtaaaacattctcgattcctggttaaaagcgaaaaaaaaaggtgcggttagcatttattttacgaaaatatgttgaagtacaatgctagtctgtcagtaaatgtagctagcggccgccttatgtaaacagagcttttccggtgaaaattcttgtgaataaatgcgtaaatccccaaattcttcatagatatggacgtaaaacagtctcgattgttagttaaaagcaaaaaaaaaaaagtgcaattttcatttattttacgtaaatatttcaaagtacaatgctagtctgttagtgaatgtagctaacggccgccttatgtaaacagagcttttccagtaaaaaatttttgtgaataagtgcttaaatccccaaattctttatagatatggacgtaaaacggtctggattcttggttaaaagcaaaaaaaaaaaacgtgcagtttgcatttattttacgtaaatatttcgaagtacaatgctagtatgtcagtaaatgtagctagcggccgccttatgtaaacagagctttactggtgaaaattcttgtgaataaatgcttaaatccccaaattcctaatagatatggacgtaaaacagtctcgattcttggttaaaagcaaaaaaaaaaaaaaaagcagtttgcatttattttacgtaaatatttcgaagtacaatgctagtctgtcagtaaatgtagctagcagccgccttatgtaaacagagcttt
It includes:
- the LOC130905499 gene encoding spidroin-2-like: MMERWRQAALLSLFIICLLNTDSTWARRGGGSSSSSGGRRTSSSWGSRGSQSKPSSSNPGSTSSRNSNPYPSGGNYPGTGNRNPSSYPGGGSYPNHSPGRTNPGGYPAGGSYPNQNPAGRNPAAGGYPAGGSYPNQNPAGRNPAAGGYPAGGSYPNQNPAGRNPAAGGYPAGGSYPNQNPAGRNPAAGGYPNQNPAGGYPNQNPAGGYPAAGGYPNQNPGRGNYPAGGGYPNQNPGRGYPNQYPGAGGYPNQNPGRNYPNQYPAAGGGGYPNRGGYPAGGSYPGGGSYPAGGGYPNRGGYPNQYPAAGGYPGRGGSFGYPQGNPNNKIMSPHIGGGAYGYGGYGMGGSPFSRSVQSMGYKPKSSGFAKKAIVAAGVGAVAGMAVGYGLGRFPRPHFSFHNPQEEYYYNNYMYRRYGSRSTDEKDFGRDYVYKPPPRAETYDAFMAKCMNRTDLLKEQKNNSSGGIQEVEDDTVSIEEIGYPSLIEQVKARRCVENYMVYSERFLEERKAEPQVQPGRSGPPSYGVAQLGTSLIIMLSSMLLLQ